A portion of the Gossypium arboreum isolate Shixiya-1 chromosome 8, ASM2569848v2, whole genome shotgun sequence genome contains these proteins:
- the LOC108469771 gene encoding uncharacterized protein LOC108469771 yields MGGSLETSCLQFKPDESEVLPRQDVEGNKGDDLKLMVLDLNNDPLTSSLKEVEFEKKEEIEECREDGQVGNLNVSELNEDDRKKEGIVEDDEVDKEDCVKKTVNEEGLQSKVQFSGRVLRSRSAVKTRSVIEDDKVESRVDKIEDGNTSEMKTTEVVKEGDDQMKNVQGKVGKMGKRKRGRPPKFLEKNGFEKKTPQLQVRENDYPDGEVRKELKRKPGRPPKVLGNGESVKKRFTIKAVESNHVDGDVSRPLKRKRGRPRKVLENSGFEKNEINVEAGERDQFDDVGINKANHKRGHGRQVKGQKPQVAEKEADEVKARDSYHSDIETRKEANHKHEVPLKMDVNDGFEMKPVDMEMGEGDRYDSESREEVNHKCERPPKVQGSDRSDQYNGKVKEGMIRKRGRPPKLQGGGKGLKGRLIDGRKKLGGLRRGRKKLRGSSKFNMSANTSLSEKKMIGKESNLKRFISANKDIFDDMEKNDGKASLISRPKAVNAEGRKKQVKKARDEGKRKRSEAKQAVRDKIVDLLKAAGWTIDYRPRNKREYNDAVYVNPQGRTHWSVTLAYKVLKRYYENGGCDSKVCPNGFIFTPIPEEELSILKRVVQKKRVGKKKRKGEDDDSDDDGQVKKKMNKQKRKMKENEKKKKKQKLLKEKLLLYEEENSDGALQRGTHVSSRKHKLQQTQKRKRYGLLVRNSMDGAESDNDGYVLYDGKRTLLSWMIDSGTVPQNGKVEYLIQRRTRTRESKSGRITRDGIQCNCCCVVFTIAEFEIHAGSKPHQPFLNIYLETGLPLLQCLLDAWNKQQQSERKGIHFVDFGGEDPNDDTCGICGDGGDLICCDSCPSTFHQSCLDIEAFPSGNWNCVYCTCKYCGMVGNTYQGGKNEDADPTVLTCHSCEEKYHESCIQPMDAFDDGSSSAFFCGKRCKELFERLQMLVGVKHELPEGFSWTLVQRFDISSDVCLSEAYQKVESNSKLAVALSVMDECFLPLVDHRSGINLIHNIVYNFWSNFTRLNYSGFYSAILERGDEIICAASIRIHGNQLAEMPFIGTRYAYRRQGMCRRLLCAIESALRSLNVEKLVIPAVPELKETWTSVFGFQPLETLSKPKMRNMNMVVFPGVDMLEKPLLTHIMEEQIMGEVSDKSVEKCSVVFDLNVSAESPAPETDDRNDEPAVVESTAPLPECTLKCTSDIMVETVNFPENATVSSSCIPAPEESKLEVDSQSIYSEEKTDDSIVKQNLDSNHVGSVKHSDNIVHADNEVAVPVQVSNDSGKDVVTNCFHGTVQMSEEANGIKHHENSKLEMVECVSDFVKTVVQSEEAKICLAIAEEATNQTSPSTTLDAQHAANGHYDVATDDIKSGPSRQGVKMDASGEVSATIDVNSITHEVCNDASERENMQQRVCKSAEVVSAGSEVCHD; encoded by the exons ATGGGAGGGAGCTTAGAAACTAGCTGTTTGCAGTTTAAACCTGATGAAAGTGAGGTTTTGCCAAGGCAAGACGTTGAGGGAAATAAAGGGGATGATCTGAAGCTAATGGTTCTCGATTTAAACAATGATCCGTTAACAAGTTCTTTGAAAGAGGttgaatttgagaaaaaagaggaGATTGAAGAATGTAGGGAAGATGGTCAGGTGGGTAATCTAAATGTTAGTGAATTGAATGAGGATGATAGGAAAAAAGAGGGAATTGTGGAGGATGATGAAGTTGATAAAGAAGACTGTGTGAAGAAAACAGTCAACGAGGAAGGCTTACAAAGTAAAGTGCAGTTTTCTGGCAGGGTTTTACGGTCAAGGTCTGCAGTGAAGACTAGGAGTGTGATTGAAGATGATAAGGTTGAGAGTAGGGTTGATAAAATTGAGGATGGCAATACTTCTGAAATGAAAACAACTGAGGTGGTTAAGGAGGGGGATGATCAGATGAAGAATGTGCAGGGAAAGGTGGGTAAGATGGGAAAGCGTAAGCGTGGGAGACCACCCAAGTTTCTGGAGAAGAATGGGTTTGAAAAGAAGACACCTCAGCTGCAAGTACGAGAGAATGATTACCCAGATGGTGAAGTGAGGAAGGAGCTCAAGCGCAAGCCTGGCAGACCACCCAAGGTACTAGGCAATGGCGAGTCTGTAAAGAAAAGATTTACGATAAAAGCAGTGGAAAGCAATCACGTGGACGGGGATGTAAGTAGGCCGTTAAAGCGCAAGCGTGGAAGACCAAGGAAGGTGCTggagaatagtggttttgagaagAATGAAATTAATGTGGAAGCAGGTGAGCGTGATCAGTTTGATGATGTTGGCATTAATAAGGCAAATCATAAACGTGGGCATGGGAGACAAGTGAAGGGACAGAAGCCTCAGGTGGCCGAGAAGGAAGCAGATGAGGTTAAAGCAAGAGATAGTTATCACTCTGATATTGAGACAAGGAAAGAAGCAAACCACAAGCACGAGGTGCCACTCAAGATGGATGTCAATGATGGGTTTGAGATGAAACCTGTTGATATGGAAATGGGAGAGGGCGATCGCTATGATAGTGAGTCAAGGGAGGAGGTCAATCATAAGTGTGAAAGACCACCTAAAGTGCAGGGCAGTGATAGGAGTGATCAATATAATGGCAAGGTAAAGGAAGGTATGATCCGTAAGCGTGGAAGACCACCCAAGCTGCAGGGTGGTGGTAAGGGCTTGAAGGGTAGGCTTATAGATGGGAGAAAAAAGTTGGGTGGGCTAAGAAGAGGGAGAAAGAAGTTGAGAGGGAGTTCAAAGTTTAATATGTCTGCTAATACTTCATTGTCAGAGAAGAAAATGATTGGGAAAGAATCAAATCTTAAGAGGTTTATATCTGCCAATAAGGATATATTTGATGATATGGAAAAGAATGATGGCAAGGCTTCACTAATATCAAGACCTAAGGCTGTAAATGCAGAAGGCAGGAAAAAACAGGTAAAGAAAGCAAGGGATGAAGGGAAACGGAAAAGGTCAGAAGCAAAACAAGCTGTGAGAGACAAAATAGTGGATCTGCTGAAAGCAGCAGGTTGGACAATTGATTACAGGCCTAGGAATAAGAGAGAGTACAATGATGCAGTGTATGTTAATCCTCAAGGAAGGACGCATTGGTCAGTTACCTTGGCATACAAGGTGCTTAAAAGGTATTATGAGAATGGTGGTTGTGACTCTAAGGTTTGTCCAAATGGTTTCATATTTACTCCAATTCCTGAAGAAGAACTTAGCATCCTAAAAAGAGTAGTTCAAAAGAAAAGGGTTGGAAAAAAGAAGCGAAAAGGGGAAGATGATGATAGCGATGATGATGGACAAGttaaaaagaaaatgaataaacaaaaaaggaaaatgaaggagaatgagaaaaagaagaaaaaacaaaagctGCTCAAAGAGAAGCTTTTGCTTTATGAAGAGGAAAATTCTGATGGTGCATTACAAAGGGGAACACATGTGTCAAGCAGGAAGCATAAGTTACAGCAGACACAAAAGAGAAAGCGGTATGGCTTGTTGGTCCGTAATTCAATGGATGGAGCTGAATCTGATAATGATGGCTATGTCCTATATGATGGAAAGAGAACTCTGCTTTCTTGGATGATTGATTCAGGCACTGTTCCACAGAATGGGAAGGTGGAATATTTGATTCAAAGAAGAACACGAACTCGTGAGAGTAAGTCTGGTAGGATAACTAGGGATGGCATCCAATGCAACTGTTGTTGTGTTGTCTTCACCATTGCAGAATTTGAAATTCATGCAGGGAGCAAACCCCATCAACCTTTTCTGAATATATATTTAGAAACAGGTCTTCCCCTCTTGCAATGCTTATTAGATGCATGGAACAAACAACAGCAGTCTGAGCGTAAGGGCATCCATTTTGTGGATTTTGGTGGCGAGGATCCAAATGACGATACCTGTGGTATCTGTGGTGATGGTGGTGACTTGATCTGTTGTGATAGctgcccatcaacattccatcaAAGTTGCCTAGATATAGAA GCATTTCCTTCAGGTAACTGGAATTGTGTGTACTGTACATGCAAATATTGTGGGATGGTTGGAAATACATATCAAGGGGGCAAAAATGAGGATGCAGATCCTACAGTTCTAACATGTCATTCATGTGAAGAAAAAT ATCATGAATCATGTATTCAGCCAATGGATGCTTTTGATGATGGTTCAAGTAGTGCATTCTTTTGTGGGAAGAGATGCAAAGAG TTGTTTGAGAGACTTCAGATGCTAGTTGGGGTTAAACATGAACTGCCAGAAGGATTCTCATGGACTCTTGTTCAGCGCTTTGATATCAGTTCAGATGTTTGTCTCAGTGAAGCATATCAGAAGGTTGAATCAAATTCAAAGCTAGCTGTTGCACTATCTGTGATGGATGAGTGCTTTTTGCCTCTTGTTGACCACAGAAGTGGGATCAATCTGATTCATAATATTGTCTATAATTTTTG GTCAAACTTCACTAGGCTAAACTACAGTGGTTTTTACTCTGCAATTCTAGAAAGGGGGGATGAGATTATATGTGCAGCATCCATCAG GATCCATGGAAACCAGTTAGCTGAGATGCCTTTCATTGGCACCCGGTATGCTTATAGGCGTCAAGGGATGTGTCGCCGGCTTCTTTGCGCAATTGAATCT GCCCTAAGATCCCTGAATGTTGAGAAATTGGTTATACCTGCAGTCCCAGAACTCAAGGAAACATGGACTTCTGTCTTTGGTTTCCAACCACTAGAAACTTTAAGCAAGCCAAAGATGAGGAACATGAATATGGTGGTCTTTCCTGGTGTAGATATGTTAGAGAAACCATTGCTGACGCATATTATGGAGGAGCAGATAATGGGTGAGGTGTCCGATAAATCTGTGGAGAAGTGTTCAGTTGTGTTTGATTTGAATGTTTCTGCTGAGAGCCCTGCACCTGAAACAGATGATAGAAATGATGAACCTGCTGTTGTCGAATCTACAGCGCCGCTTCCTGAATGCACCTTGAAATGTACTTCTGATATAATGGTTGAGACTGTCAATTTTCCAGAGAATGCTACTGTTTCTTCCTCTTGCATTCCAGCACCTGAAGAAAGCAAGCTGGAAGTTGACTCTCAAAGCATATATTCAGAGGAGAAAACTGATGACAGCATTGTTAAACAGAACCTTGATTCTAACCATGTCGGTTCTGTCAAACATTCTGACAATATTGTCCATGCTGACAATGAAGTGGCAGTTCCTGTACAAGTGTCAAATGATTCTGGTAAGGATGTTGTTACTAACTGCTTTCATGGTACAGTTCAGATGTCTGAGGAAGCAAATGGCATCAAGCATCATGAAAATTCTAAACTAGAGATGGTAGAATGTGTTTCTGATTTTGTTAAGACAGTCGTTCAGTCTGAAGAAGCAAAAATTTGCCTTGCTATTGCTGAAGAAGCAACCAACCAAACTTCTCCATCAACTACCCTAGATGCTCAGCATGCTGCAAATGGCCATTATGATGTTGCAACTGATGACATTAAAAGTGGCCCTTCCAGACAGGGAGTCAAGATGGATGCTTCTGGAGAAGTCTCGGCTACA